A stretch of the Panicum virgatum strain AP13 chromosome 9N, P.virgatum_v5, whole genome shotgun sequence genome encodes the following:
- the LOC120688099 gene encoding phosphoinositide phospholipase C 2-like isoform X1, producing MPKRDKGAPPRASPPHTSPPGTESEAEAADEAGASAAEMGTYKCCIFFTRRFALGDTTTPEDVRVLFSRFAGGSPYMGADDLRRYLAAWGGADGEVAEQVVDRVLQDRSRTPRFGRPALTVDDFMHFLFSEDLNPPLRHSKVHQDMNAPLSHYFIYTGHNSYLTGNQLSSDCSDAPIIKALQIGVRVIELDIWPNSSKDDIDVLHGRTLTAPVSLIKCLRSIKEYAFVASPYPVIITLEDHLTPDLQAKVAKMVLEVFGDILYYPESKHLQEFPSPEALKGRVLLSTKPPKEYLEAKGGTMKDREIEPQFKKGEREEASWGLEVPDIQDEMQVADRSEDDILYHERGLDDNDSQKACKHVAPEYKHLITIKAGKPKGALVDALKNDPDKVRRLSLSEQELAKVAARNGPNIVSFAHRNMLRIYPKGTRFNSSNYNPFLGWVHGAQMVAFNMQGHGRALWLMYGFYKANGGCGYVKKPDFLMQTCPDGKVFDPKADLPVKATLKVKIYMGEGWHKDFKQTHFDSYSPPDFYVKVGIAGVPLDSVMRKTKAVEDNWVPLWEEEFAFPLTVPEIAVLRVEVHEQDVSEDDFGGQTALPVEELRPGIRAVSLFDHKGHKFESVKLLMRFEFT from the exons ATGCCCAAACGAGACAAAGGAGCGCCCCCGCGCGCCTCCCCACCCCACACATCCCCGCCGGGGACGGAGAGCGAGGCCGAGGCGGCAGACGAGGCGGGGGCGTCCGCGGCGGAGATGGGGACGTACAAGTGCTGCATCTTCTTCACGCGCCGGTTCGCGCTCGGCGACACCACGACGCCGGAGGACGTGCGCGTTCTCTTCTCCCGCTTCGCCGGCGGGTCGCCCTACATGGGCGCCGACGACCTCCGCCGCTACCTCGCCGCCTGGGGAGGGGCCGACGGCGAGGTCGCGGAGCAGGTCGTCGACCGTGTCCTGCAGGACCGCAGCCGCACCCCGCGCTTCGGGAGGCCGGCGCTCACCGTCGACGACTTCATGCACTTCCTCTTTTCCGAGGACCTCAACCCGCCCCTCCGCCACTCCAAG GTCCATCAGGACATGAACGCACCACTATCGCACTATTTTATATACACTGGACACAACTCATATCTGACGGGTAATCAACTCAGCAGTGACTGCAGTGATGCTCCCATCATCAAGGCACTGCAAATAGGTGTTCGTGTAATTGAATTGGACATATGGCCAAATTCTTCTAAAGATGACATTGATGTTCTCCATGGAAG GACACTGACTGCCCCGGTATCACTTATCAAATGCTTgagatccatcaaagaatatGCTTTTGTTGCATCTCCCTATCCTGTTATTATAACATTAGAAGACCACCTTACACCTGATCTTCAGGCGAAAGTAGCTAAG ATGGTCCTTGAAGTGTTTGGAGACATCCTATATTACCCTGAATCGAAACATCTTCAAGAATTTCCTTCACCTGAAGCTTTAAAGGGGCGTGTCTTGCTCTCAACAAAACCCCCAAAGGAGTACCTCGAAGCAAAGGGCGGTACCATGAAGGACAGAGAAATTGAACCCCAGTTTAAAAAGGGAGAAAGGGAAGAAGCATCTTGGGGACTAGAAGTTCCAGATATTCAGGATGAGATGCAAGTAGCTGACAGG AGTGAAGATGATATACTATATCACGAAAGAGGTCTGGATGATAATGATTCACAGAAAGCGTGCAAACATGTGGCACCAGAGTATAAACACCTCATTACTATCAAGGCTGGAAAGCCAAAGGGTGCACTCGTGGATGCCTTAAAGAATGATCCGGACAAAGTTAGGCGCCTCAGTTTGAGTGAGCAAGAACTTGCAAAAGTGGCAGCGCGTAATGGTCCCAACATTGTGAG CTTCGCACATAGAAATATGCTGAGAATATACCCAAAGGGAACCCGCTTCAATTCATCCAACTATAATCCATTTCTTGGCTGGGTGCATGGTGCTCAAATGGTGGCATTCAATATGCAG GGACATGGAAGAGCACTTTGGTTAATGTATGGCTTTTACAAAGCCAACGGGGGCTGCGGTTATGTAAAGAAACCTGATTTCTTGATGCAAACATGTCCAGATGGAAAGGTGTTTGATCCCAAGGCAGATTTACCGGTCAAGGCAACATTGAAG gtcaagatatacatgggcgAAGGTTGGCACAAGGACTTCAAGCAGACACACTTCGACTCATACTCACCTCCAGATTTCTACGTGAAG GTTGGCATCGCCGGAGTTCCATTAGACTCGGTGATGAGGAAGACGAAAGCCGTGGAGGACAACTGGGTCCCCTTGTGGGAGGAGGAGTTCGCCTTCCCGCTGACTGTCCCTGAGATCGCGGTGCTCCGCGTGGAGGTGCACGAGCAGGATGTGAGCGAGGACGACTTCGGCGGGCAGACGGCGCTGCCGGTGGAGGAGCTGCGGCCGGGGATCCGCGCCGTCTCGCTGTTCGACCACAAGGGGCACAAGTTCGAGAGCGTCAAGCTCCTCATGCGCTTCGAGTTCACCTAG
- the LOC120688099 gene encoding phosphoinositide phospholipase C 6-like isoform X2, protein MPKRDKGAPPRASPPHTSPPGTESEAEAADEAGASAAEMGTYKCCIFFTRRFALGDTTTPEDVRVLFSRFAGGSPYMGADDLRRYLAAWGGADGEVAEQVVDRVLQDRSRTPRFGRPALTVDDFMHFLFSEDLNPPLRHSKVHQDMNAPLSHYFIYTGHNSYLTGNQLSSDCSDAPIIKALQIGVRVIELDIWPNSSKDDIDVLHGRTLTAPVSLIKCLRSIKEYAFVASPYPVIITLEDHLTPDLQAKVAKMVLEVFGDILYYPESKHLQEFPSPEALKGRVLLSTKPPKEYLEAKGGTMKDREIEPQFKKGEREEASWGLEVPDIQDEMQVADRGHGRALWLMYGFYKANGGCGYVKKPDFLMQTCPDGKVFDPKADLPVKATLKVKIYMGEGWHKDFKQTHFDSYSPPDFYVKVGIAGVPLDSVMRKTKAVEDNWVPLWEEEFAFPLTVPEIAVLRVEVHEQDVSEDDFGGQTALPVEELRPGIRAVSLFDHKGHKFESVKLLMRFEFT, encoded by the exons ATGCCCAAACGAGACAAAGGAGCGCCCCCGCGCGCCTCCCCACCCCACACATCCCCGCCGGGGACGGAGAGCGAGGCCGAGGCGGCAGACGAGGCGGGGGCGTCCGCGGCGGAGATGGGGACGTACAAGTGCTGCATCTTCTTCACGCGCCGGTTCGCGCTCGGCGACACCACGACGCCGGAGGACGTGCGCGTTCTCTTCTCCCGCTTCGCCGGCGGGTCGCCCTACATGGGCGCCGACGACCTCCGCCGCTACCTCGCCGCCTGGGGAGGGGCCGACGGCGAGGTCGCGGAGCAGGTCGTCGACCGTGTCCTGCAGGACCGCAGCCGCACCCCGCGCTTCGGGAGGCCGGCGCTCACCGTCGACGACTTCATGCACTTCCTCTTTTCCGAGGACCTCAACCCGCCCCTCCGCCACTCCAAG GTCCATCAGGACATGAACGCACCACTATCGCACTATTTTATATACACTGGACACAACTCATATCTGACGGGTAATCAACTCAGCAGTGACTGCAGTGATGCTCCCATCATCAAGGCACTGCAAATAGGTGTTCGTGTAATTGAATTGGACATATGGCCAAATTCTTCTAAAGATGACATTGATGTTCTCCATGGAAG GACACTGACTGCCCCGGTATCACTTATCAAATGCTTgagatccatcaaagaatatGCTTTTGTTGCATCTCCCTATCCTGTTATTATAACATTAGAAGACCACCTTACACCTGATCTTCAGGCGAAAGTAGCTAAG ATGGTCCTTGAAGTGTTTGGAGACATCCTATATTACCCTGAATCGAAACATCTTCAAGAATTTCCTTCACCTGAAGCTTTAAAGGGGCGTGTCTTGCTCTCAACAAAACCCCCAAAGGAGTACCTCGAAGCAAAGGGCGGTACCATGAAGGACAGAGAAATTGAACCCCAGTTTAAAAAGGGAGAAAGGGAAGAAGCATCTTGGGGACTAGAAGTTCCAGATATTCAGGATGAGATGCAAGTAGCTGACAGG GGACATGGAAGAGCACTTTGGTTAATGTATGGCTTTTACAAAGCCAACGGGGGCTGCGGTTATGTAAAGAAACCTGATTTCTTGATGCAAACATGTCCAGATGGAAAGGTGTTTGATCCCAAGGCAGATTTACCGGTCAAGGCAACATTGAAG gtcaagatatacatgggcgAAGGTTGGCACAAGGACTTCAAGCAGACACACTTCGACTCATACTCACCTCCAGATTTCTACGTGAAG GTTGGCATCGCCGGAGTTCCATTAGACTCGGTGATGAGGAAGACGAAAGCCGTGGAGGACAACTGGGTCCCCTTGTGGGAGGAGGAGTTCGCCTTCCCGCTGACTGTCCCTGAGATCGCGGTGCTCCGCGTGGAGGTGCACGAGCAGGATGTGAGCGAGGACGACTTCGGCGGGCAGACGGCGCTGCCGGTGGAGGAGCTGCGGCCGGGGATCCGCGCCGTCTCGCTGTTCGACCACAAGGGGCACAAGTTCGAGAGCGTCAAGCTCCTCATGCGCTTCGAGTTCACCTAG
- the LOC120688100 gene encoding protein YIPF5 homolog, producing MAKEFPVPPVVFTPSTPTHRRHPAPGVGASPPPAFAPPRPSTSSAANPLPFMSFDVSAAAASSSSAPPLYAGPIGVGGSSASFEDEPPLLEELGINTRQIWRKTISILHPLRTADPSLHADADLSGPFLFLLSFGLFQLLAGKFHFGIVLGWVTVASLFLYFVFSMLSGGRRGDLDLYRCVSLVGYCMLPMVIFSAVSLFLPRGGGLIFGVGMAFVLWSTRVCTRLLAELASSGDEHRGLIAYACWLVYMLFSLLVIF from the coding sequence atggcgaaggAGTTCCCGGTGCCGCCGGTGGTCTTCACGCCGTCCACCCCGACGCACCGCCGCCATCCTGCCCCGGGCGTGGGGGCCTCCCCTCCGCCCGCgttcgcgccgccgcgcccctccaCCTCGTCCGCCGCCAACCCGCTCCCCTTCATGTCGTTCGacgtctccgccgccgcggcctcctcctcctccgcgccgcccctctACGCGGGTCCAATCGGTGTCGGTGGCTCCAGCGCATCCTTCGAGGACGAGCCGCCTCTCCTCGAGGAGCTTGGCATCAACACGCGCCAGATCTGGCGGAAGACGATCTCCATCCTCCACCCGCTCCGCACGGCGGACCCCTCGCTCCACGCCGACGCCGACCTCTCGGGCCCGTtccttttcctcctctccttTGGACTCTTCCAGCTCCTTGCGGGGAAGTTCCACTTCGGGATCGTGCTCGGCTGGGTCACCGTCGCGTCCCTCTTCCTCTACTTCGTCTTCTCCATGCTGtcgggcggccgccgcggggacCTCGATCTCTACAGGTGCGTCAGCCTCGTCGGTTACTGCATGCTGCCCATGGTCATCTTCTCCGCGGTCTCCCTCTTCCTGCCGCGGGGCGGCGGGCTCATATTTGGAGTGGGGATGGCGTTCGTGCTGTGGTCTACCAGGGTCTGCACCAGGCTGCTCGCAGAGCTTGCATCCAGTGGCGACGAACACAGGGGCCTCATCGCCTATGCGTGCTGGCTCGTCTACATGCTCTTCTCGCTGCTCGTCATCTTCTGA